A portion of the Drosophila innubila isolate TH190305 chromosome 3L unlocalized genomic scaffold, UK_Dinn_1.0 0_D_3L, whole genome shotgun sequence genome contains these proteins:
- the LOC117787959 gene encoding uncharacterized protein LOC117787959: MQRLGLGCPLGFLASKPQKNKTIILDLNYDCYVEIFSYLTALDDKLNLARAHPQFRDVLIREAPRRFAKINMRMLRCISDWDYLLHLCGDSVLECELRHGRWDDKKTLPFLALLNTHCKNMQHLHLIFVHYIPMTQTAGGDVNILQVMQRKDLKSMSLTDAKAPIVLQLQHFMKLEALHIDGIDDELLDADFMEQLEALPALRRLALRFASRRQYPPLADHCPQLEHLSLENFEATLADVGDFPQLKSLHLRWRLSIQLNKNLFRMLAKRYSNRLEQLQLTIVNPAQATHIVALENLKMLACPMWPSEALTHLSRLQQLECLALQCTEAAVSLMQLLDVVTNCYKLQHLKLGKRWLEVQLEDFVIALQDVLRRQAANAARPSLLMTLESPVAIELQNQLRDKTNFQLLQLDWQRSICGLCKPDRHSKHEVFLD, from the exons atgcaAAGGCTTGGACTTGGCTGTCCGCTGGGTTTTCTTGCCAGCAAACCGCAAAAGaataaaactattatattGGATCTGAATTACGACTGTTATGTGGAGATATTCTCGTATCTCACTGCGCTTGatgacaaattgaatttggccAGAGCGCATCCACAATTTCGCGATGTGTTGATACGTGAGGCGCCGCGACGTTTTGCCAAAATCAACATGCGAATGTTGCGGTGCATTTCCGATTGGGATTATCTGTTGCACTTGTGTGGCGACAGCGTATTGGAGTGCGAGCTGCGACATGGACGCTGGGACGATAAGAAAACATTACCATTTCTAGCTCTATTGAATACCCACTGCAAAAATAtgcagcatttgcatttgatatTTGTGCATTATATTCCAATGACACAGACAGCGGGAGGAGACGTTAATATACTACAAGTGATGCAGCGAAAAGATCTTAAATCCATGAGTCTAACCGATGCCAAAGCTCCAATCG TACTACAACTGCAGCATTTTATGAAACTGGAAGCGTTGCACATTGATGGCATCGATGACGAATTGTTGGATGCAGATTTCATGGAGCAACTTGAGGCGCTGCCTGCACTGCGCAGACTTGCACTGAGATTTGCCAGCCGGCGACAGTATCCACCCTTGGCTGACCATTGTCCACAGCTGGAGCACTTGTCGCTGGAGAACTTTGAGGCAACGCTGGCTGATGTGGGCGATTTTCCCCAATTGAAATCGCTGCATTTGAGATGGCGCCTCTCCATCCAATTGAACAAAAATCTCTTTCGGATGCTGGCCAAACGCTACAGTAATCGCTTGGAGCAACTGCAGTTGACCATAGTTAACCCGGCGCAGGCAACACATATTGTAGCACTGGAGAATCTTAAGATGCTCGCCTGTCCCATGTGGCCAAGCGAAGCATTAACGCACTTAAGTCGGTTGCAACAACTCGAGTGTCTGGCGTTGCAGTGTACTGAAGCTGCTGTCAGTCTGATGCAGCTGCTCGATGTGGTGACCAACTGCTATAAGCTGCAGCATTTGAAGCTTGGCAAGAGATGGCTGGAAGTTCAACTGGAGGACTTTGTTATTGCCTTGCAGGATGTTCTACGCAGACAAGCAGCCAACGCAGCTCGACCATCACTGTTGATGACACTGGAGTCCCCAGTAGCAATAGAATTGCAAAACCAG TTGAGGGACAAAACAAATTTCCAGTTGTTGCAATTGGATTGGCAACGTTCGATTTGTGGATTGTGTAAACCGGATCGTCACAGCAAACATGAAGTATTCCTGGATTAA
- the LOC117786702 gene encoding sterol regulatory element-binding protein 1, with the protein MNIDQEMDFYSRSSLELMKEEEDALNIIKEMIPSDMLNNFFTEMDLDPSQLADDINLEMNSTPPLLECAMDMQPQPQSPPQPQLSPTLPVQQQQQQQQQQQQQLQQQPEQQHHHVKSEHSSPLHIKEEQLLHLNGLYHGSLIAANPSYSPQSLPQLMKPQPTMTIHHMDMNQAQQQQQQQQQQQQQPTTAILFTTPAKNGFLYQFPTEASPSPPPTAVVAPAAATAAKKQHYTNGSKKMPPANVQSFILQVPNNDYTIPTMNVLPDTVNPPVVSPKTSRKTTTVELAPTPTPTPAIAPSTQQQGNPKVAIQRVQPKVKEVKRSAHNAIERRYRTSINDKITELKNLVVGDAAKLNKSAVLRKSIDKIRDLQRQNYELKSELQRLQRELMARDGSKVKDLLQLGSSTIVSSSTSSSKKRRQQSLACDTDAGLTPPRSDVSDPSLSPIHSDISLPPSPYGGSNASCNSGSSKDDILVVPSSMRGMATHSRLALCMFMFAVLAVNPFKTLLQRTRFSADANDFDDDLGGHQQRSILNYDTDDDTDYISWHHSSWLWLLNLMLMLGCLVKLLVYGDPQLDTQTDAYYQHKQRAETHFAKGQATQAYAAYLNCLHMFGISLPGTRLECYLQTSWQFLRFLFHRLWLGRVLSRRAGGLFCSASRRKSALASARELALLFNRLNQLHLTGNRSSDRNGIMLALYASNMAEVAHSLLTPREIICIHVMAALRMKRSTPKLLQQLCARYYMSRASLECRRTRATEQTQELRWAFTSYGYGYCGAHVFDYEVNAGEQDGFFTRLVNPCDPAAHAIKQYREHLLHKALQCLVGAGSHRSNKSAPNNNNHGNNSGSETEHSGTIVSNVLKYTSLLRDTLWADEDDRDTNVVWWANVLEIAVHWLLGEDTLAEQLYDSIKQLPAQLQVSNDNEHLPKALHAVLRAKMILLMNNGNTLDKRLKHLINNLCDESSAQLQECLTVNRITNAKGIKLLFQLLTCDWLLETRTALWELEHMSIEDDGYYQVPGDVLEKFQTDLNSLRSIVENIPNAQSRIYLYEAVCRLMAGASPCPTQQLLDRSLRSRNAHSSIFCGSKDRRHQNFEGGERERAAAMYVACKYLPPALLSSPGERAGLLAEAAKTLEKVGDKRKLKECYQLMKSLGSGGATVKA; encoded by the exons ATGAACATTGACCAGGAGATGGACTTTTACTCCAGATCCTCCTTGGAGCTGatgaaggaggaggaggatgcGCTCAACATCATCAAAGAGATGATACCCTCGGATATGCTGAACAACTTCTTCACCGAAATGGACTTGGATCCATCGCAACTGGCTGATGACATTAATCTCGAAATGAATTCAACTCCACCATTGCTGGAATGTGCCATGGATAtgcagccacagccacagtctCCCCCCCAGCCGCAGTTGTCACCAACTCTGccagtgcaacaacaacaacaacaacagcaacagcagcagcaacaactacaacaacagccggAGCAACAGCATCATCATGTCAAGAGCGAGCATTCCTCACCGCTGCACATCAAggaggagcagctgctgcatctGAATGGTCTCTATCATGGCAGCTTGATAGCCGCCAATCCCAGCTACAGTCCGCAATCGTTGCCGCAGCTAATGAAGCCTCAACCCACAATGACCATACATCATATGGACATGAATcaagcgcagcagcagcagcaacaacaacaacaacagcagcagcaaccgacAACTGCAATTCTGTTCACAACGCCGGCAAAAAACGGATTTCTTTATCAGTTTCCAACGGAAGCTTCACCATCGCCTCCACCAACAGCTGTAGTAGCtccagcagcggcaacagcagcaaaaaagcaACATTACACCAACGGCAGCAAGAAGATGCCACCCGCAAATGTGCAGAGCTTTATATTGCAAGTGCCCAACAATGATTACACCATACCGACCATGAATGTGCTGCCGGATACGGTTAATCCGCCAGTTGTCAGTCCAAAGACATCACGCAAGACAACAACTGTGGAACTAGCACCAACTCCTACTCCAACCCCAGCAATCGCTCCATCAACGCAACAACAAGGCAATCCCAAGGTGGCCATTCAACGTGTCCAGCCAAAGGTGAAGGAGGTGAAGCGTTCGGCGCACAATGCGATTGAACGACGCTATCGCACCTCCATAAATGACAAGATTACGGAGCTCAAGAATCTCGTCGTTGGCGATGCCGCCAAGCTGAACAAATCGGCGGTGCTCCGTAAATCCATTGACAAGATACGCGATCTGCAGCGTCAGAATTATGAGTTGAAATCGGAGCTGCAGCGTTTGCAGCGTGAACTGATGGCGCGCGATGGCTCCAAGGTCAAGGATCTGCTCCAGCTGGGCAGTAGCACCATTGTTAgctcctccacctcctcctcgAAGAAACGCCGCCAGCAATCGTTGGCCTGCGATACGGATGCTGGTTTAACTCCGCCACGTAGCGATGTCTCCGATCCCTCGTTGTCGCCCATTCATTCGGACATTTCGTTGCCGCCGTCGCCATATGGTGGCTCCAATGCCAGCTGcaacagtggcagcagcaaggATGACATACTTGTGGTGCCCAGTTCCATGCGTGGCATGGCCACCCACTCCCGTCTGGCTCTCTGCATGTTCATGTTCGCCGTGCTCGCTGTTAATCCCTTCAAGACGCTCCTCCAACGTACTCGCTTCTCTGCCGATGCCAATGATTTCGATGATGATCTCGGCGGACATCAGCAGCGCAGCATTTTGAACTATGATACGGATG ATGATACGGACTATATAAGCTGGCATCACAGCTCATGGCTGTGGCTATTGAATCTAATGCTAATGCTGGGCTGTCTGGTCAAGCTTTTGGTTTACGGAGATCCCCAGTTGGACACCCAGACGGATGCCTACTATCAACACAAGCAACGGGCCGAGACGCACTTCGCCAAGGGTCAAGCGACTCAGGCTTATGCCGCCTATTTGAATTGTCTACACATGTTTGGGATCAGCTTGCCCGGAACACGACTGGAGTGTTATTTACAGACGAGCTGGCAATTTCTACGCTTTCTGTTCCATCGCCTTTGGCTGGGCCGTGTGCTGTCCCGTCGCGCTGGAGGATTGTTCTGCAGCGCCTCCAGACGGAAGAGTGCCTTGGCCTCGGCCAGGGAGTTGGCGTTGCTCTTCAATCGATTGAATCAACTGCATTTGACTGGAAATCGTAGCTCTGATCGGAATGGCATCATGCTGGCTCTCTATGCCAGCAACATGGCCGAGGTGGCACACAGTTTGCTCACTCCTCGCGAGATCATTTGCATCCATGTGATGGCAGCACTAAGGATGAAACGTAGTACACCCAAATTGCTGCAGCAGCTCTGTGCCCGCTACTACATGAGTCGAGCTAGCTTGGAATGCCGTCGCACGCGTGCCACGGAACAGACGCAGGAACTGCGCTGGGCATTCACCAGCTATGGCTATGGATATTGTGGTGCCCACGTCTTTGACTATGAAGTGAACGCTGGCGAGCAGGATGGATTCTTTACGCGCTTGGTCAATCCCTGTGATCCGGCTGCACATGCCATCAAG CAATATCGGGAGCATCTGTTGCACAAGGCGTTGCAGTGTCTGGTAGGCGCCGGTTCACACAGATCTAACAAATCCgcacccaacaacaacaaccacggCAACAACTCGGGCAGCGAGACGGAACATAGCGGCACCATTGTCAGCAATGTATTAAAGTATACGTCACTGTTGAGAGATACTCTGTGGGCGGATGAGGATGATCGCGATACGAATGTGGTGTGGTGGGCCAATGTTCTTGAAATAGCCGTACACTGGCTGCTGGGCGAGGACACGTTGGCGGAGCAACTATACGATAGCATCAAGCAGCTGCCGGCTCAACTTCAAGTCAGCAACGATAATGAACATCTGCCCAAGGCACTGCATGCGGTGCTGCGCGCCAAGATGATCTTGCTCAT GAACAATGGCAATACTTTGGACAAACGCTTGAAGCATTTGATCAACAATTTGTGCGATGAATCCAGCGCTCAATTGCAGGAGTGCCTCACAGTTAATCGCATAACCAATGCCAAGGGCATTAAATTG CTTTTCCAGTTGTTGACCTGCGATTGGTTGCTGGAGACACGCACGGCTTTGTGGGAACTGGAGCATATGAGTATCGAGGATGATGGCTACTATCAGGTGCCTGGCGATGTGCTCGAAAAGTTCCAAACCGATTTGAATTCACTTCGCAGCATTGTCGAGAACATACCG AATGCCCAGTCgcgaatttatttatatgaggCAGTCTGTCGTCTTATGGCTGGCGCCTCACCGTGTCCCACTCAGCAGCTGCTGGACAGAAGCCTGCGTTCCCGCAATGCTCACTCCTCCATCTTTTGCGGCAGCAAGGATCGCAGGCATCAGAACTTTGAGGGCGGCGAAAGGGAGCGGGCTGCCGCCATGTATGTGGCCTGCAAATATTTACCGCCAGCGCTTTTGAGCTCACCCGGCGAACGGGCTGGCCTGCTGGCCGAGGCGGCCAAAACGCTGGAGAAAGTGGGCGATAAGCGTAAGCTAAAGGAATGCTATCAATTGATGAAATCCTTGGGCAGCGGCGGTGCAACTGTCAAAGCTTGA
- the LOC117786388 gene encoding Y-box factor homolog: MADSEKQQQLPIEQQQPLDQEEELDEGQQAQGKPAPPPKEIIATKVTGTVKWFNVKSGYGFINRNDTKEDVFVHQSAIARNNPKKAVRSVGDGELVEFDVVIGEKGNEAANVTGPSGEPVRGSQFAADKRRNFRPWMKKNRRKQPGDGDNEGDEMAPMQQQQQQQQSLDGQQQQMQGGPRQPRQNYRRGPGGGGPGGPPGGPRGAPRGGGGPGGPPGGPGQRRYNNYYPRQTRRGLGGGDGSVEPGVHDQNPDGVQRGGDGQRRGGGGGGVGGPQRRFFRRNGPPPRRDGGEYIQGGQGPPRQPFRPRRQNRKPNGPGGGMEQQPQQNGAQELQNTTTESTA; this comes from the exons ATGGCAGACTCtgaaaaacagcagcagctacccattgagcagcagcagccgctggACCAGGAAGAAGAGCTGGATGAGGGGCAGCAAGCGCAGGGCAAGCCCGCTCCGCCACCAAAGGAAATTATTG CCACCAAAGTCACCGGCACTGTCAAATGGTTCAACGTGAAGAGCGGCTACGGCTTCATCAATCGCAACGACACCAAAGAGGATGTCTTCGTTCACCAGAGCGCCATTGCGCGCAACAATCCCAAGAAGGCGGTGCGTTCGGTGGGCGATGGCGAGCTCGTTGAATTCGATGTGGTCATTGGCGAGAAGGGCAACGAGGCGGCCAATGTGACCGGTCCGTCTGGTGAGCCAGTGCGTGGCAGTCAGTTTGCTGCTGACAAGCGTCGCAACTTCCGACCCTGGATGAAGAAGAATCGCCGCAAGCAGCCGGGCGATGGTGACAACGAAGGCGATGAAATGGCGccaatgcagcagcagcaacaacaacagcagtcaCTCGatggccagcagcagcagatgcaGGGAGGTCCACGCCAGCCACGTCAGAACTATCGTCGCGGTCCCGGCGGCGGCGGCCCTGGTGGTCCACCCGGCGGACCACGCGGTGCTCCACGTGGTGGTGGCGGCCCAGGCGGACCACCCGGTGGACCTGGACAGCGTCGCTACAACAACTATTATCCGCGCCAAACACGTCGCGGTCTCGGCGGCGGCGATGGCAGCGTTGAGCCCGGCGTCCATGATCAGAATCCTGATGGTGTACAGCGAGGCGGCGATGGTCAGCGTCGTGGTGGCGGCGGCGGAGGCGTTGGTGGACCACAGCGACGTTTCTTCCGACGCAATGGACCACCGCCACGTCGTGATGGTGGCGAGTACA TTCAGGGTGGACAAGGACCGCCACGTCAACCGTTCCGTCCGCGTCGCCAGAATCGTAAGCCCAATGGCCCTGGCGGTGGCATggaacagcagccacagcag AACGGCGCTCAAGAGCtgcaaaatacaacaacagaaagcaccgcataa